The following DNA comes from Hahella chejuensis KCTC 2396.
ATAAATCTTCCTTTTCCTGCATCCTGATCTTACGGCCAATAGCTGAGCCAATAAGACCGGCCATCATTTCCAGCGTTTTTAAATCCTCATCATCAAATGCGTGGGGCGTGTCGGATATAATTTTCAGTACGCCTATGACATTACCTTCCTCATAGAGGGGAGTCACCACCATTGAGGCCGCTCCGACTTTTTTACACGCTTCAGGATTAACCCTTGGATCATTGGCGGTGTCTTCGGAGATGAGGGCCTTGCGGTCAATGACGCACAGGCCGGACAGACTGCTGAATAAATTTAGCCTGAGTCCTTTGTATTGATGAGCTGAGCCGCTGGCGGCTTGATAAACCATCTCGTCGCCTTCCATCAACTCGATGACAGCGCCTGTGGCGGGCGTGAGGGTTAGCATTTTATCTGTCACAAGCTGCATAAAGGCGGCCATATCTATTTCTGCTTGAGACAGATGGAACTGCGTTTCAACGATTTGGTTTAATTTCTCCGTTGCTTTTTCCAGCCGGACTTCTGTTTCATGATATTCCCGCAATATTTCGAGCAGATAGTCATTGGAGGTCGCCAGCACTTCTCTTTCACTCCGTAACTTGGCGACAGAGGAGTGATCGCTCTCCTGTTGCGTCTGGCCGCCATGAATATCCGTGAATGAAACGAGCCAGCCTGGGATGTCGCCTTGCTCATCGCCGAGGGGGACGATGTGACACACATGCCATCGATAAGACGAGTCTGAAGCGCGACGAAGGCGCATCGTCAGCTCGAAGGGGGCTCCGGTTTTGATGCCGGTTCGCCATCTTCTTTGAACGACAGAGACGTCGTCGTGGTGGATGACTTCGATCCATCTCATGCCAAGAGAATTGGCCGCGGACAACCCGGAATACTTGCGCCATAAATCATTGCATTCAATCCAGGCGCCCTCGTGATCTGTTTCCGCAAGCAAATGAGGAAGCGGTAGCTCGCATAGGTTAGTTAGACGCATGGGAATATCAGCTCTGGATCATAAAGAAACGGACAGGCGTCAAGCCTGATATTTTTTGCTGGACCATGTAGCCAAAGTATAGAAGGTTTAAGGGGGATGTCAGCGCCTCACAGAGAAAACCTGTCTCACGCAGCCTGATTAATAGGACCCAATAAGTGCGGGGAAAAGGATATGGCTGAGATATTGGTTGACGCTGATTGGGGCTTGAGCTTAGGAGTCGACGCGACTTCCTCCGCAATAAAAGCCGGTCTGATTGAAGCCAAACGGCAGCAGTTAGCGCAGCTGAAAAAGAAGTTAAAGCTGTCAATCAAACAAAGTTACCTGATAGATATAACGATTAACGAGCTGTCTAATCTGAAGACAAATCTCGAAACCAGAGAGCATACATTGCTTTATAGACGTGTGACTTACCTGCTGAGGCAGATCGAAAACGAACTGCAAGATGGTCACAGCGCCCTGGATTAGGCGTCTTGAATCAGGGGATATATGAGATGGAGAGGGGGATATGGCGAGGTCTAAGGGAGAGGGATGAACCCATAAGGTGGGACACATGCCGCAACGCTTCGTTGATGAACAATGGAACACTGCCTTACTGAGATGGATAGCGTCCTGCAACAAATGTCTGTTCTTCGTCCTCGGCCCAGATAAGGATGCGCGCCTTGCGCAAGAAACGCCGCCACTGCCTTGGCGCGGGCTTGGGCCAGACGCTGGTTGGCGTCGTTTTCGCCACGCTGGTCCGTGTGTCCAATCAGCTCGATAGATACCGAGTCGTCTGCCAGCAGATAAACGGGTGAGGTAATCCCGATATCCCTCTGACAACTCTGACTGGTTCACATCGAAATGCACCAGCATCTTCGCTTTTTGCAGTTGCGGTGCGGATTGCGAAGATTTGAGGGCTTGATGCGACGTTCGTTGTGGTTTGAAACCAGAAAAAAGTTCGCCTGAATAGCTATGGCGCGCCGAACTTCGACTCATGAGAAGTGGTTTGATGGTCAGCAAGTATCTTGGACGAGTTCGGGGGGCAGCCTCGCTAACCGGAAGCGATCAAGGACATAATAGGGGCACCAATTAAAGAAACATTCTGGCCTGAATGCCTTAAAGTTTCAGAACTTCAACTATTGGGATTGAAATGAGCGCCTGGAAATCAGTATTTGGATCTATCGTTAACAACGATATAAGAGCATTTGGTAAGTGGCGCATGCGTAATGGCGTTGAGTTCTTTATGTATTTGCCAAATAAACAGGAGCAGATGGACAACTTCAAAATATTAGGCGCAAACCCAGTCTATTTTGATGAGTTGGATAAGTTAATTGTTCCTGCAAACTTCAAACACGGCCCTATGGAAGTTAAGAATGAATTGGAACGTATTCTCGGGTGTTTAGGCCAGCATGAGGGAGTGAGCGTAGTAATGGAAAGCAATGAGTTAACCATATGCCTTCGGGAGCAGCAGTAAAAATAGCGCCAATATTAGGGTGTGAATTTGGACTTTGCTGGGCTAAAGGAGATGGCGCTCCCCATTTGCACAAACTACGAAAAGCCTTTATCAGCACCTACTATTAATCATTCAGCTCGTTCGGCAACAGAAGTTATGTCTGGGCTTGTTTCAACTGGTGTGGCCATTCAGCTCCGCATGTCGGAAGGCGCTTCACTTTTCCGACCTACCCACTTCTGATCGGAGGGTGGGGGGAGGAAACGTATGAATTCTGTCAAAACGCCTGGTGTTTTCTTCGGTCTGCATATTGGTGCAGAGCGAAATGTAGGTTGGATAAGCGAAGCGCCATCCAACACATACGCTTCAGATTTATCCTGAGCTAAAGTCTGATTCATCGGCGTTGGCTGCACCAAGCAGGTTGATAATCAAAGCAAAAACGGTCTCGAATTAATCGTTGAAATCCGTTTGTTAAAGTTCGGAACAGTTGAGCCTCATTGTCTCAATGAGGCTCCATGAACAACGAACAGGCTCATACGGAGCTATATCGCCGGCTTAGACAATATCGCCAGCTTAGACAATCTTTGTCGTGATGGACCATCCTTTCATGGTCAGTTGCTTCTGTATGCTGTTTCCACCTAAGTGCGAGAGTCCGACGGGCAGCACGGTTACGCTGGGCCCTTTGGCGCTTGCGGCTGCGTTTATCAAATGAGCGGCGATCCCCGGATTGCGTTCGTCTGACTTGGCCGCCAGTCCCTGTTCGACGACTTCGACGGTATTTTCTCCTTCTGCGAACATCACGTCTTTCAAGAGCGTCGCCCTGTAATAAAACAAAGAGTGATTGATCGATCCGAGGTTTTTATCGCTAGAACCGGAAATGGTGAGTTTCTCCATCTTGGTCAGTCCGGCGCCTGATCCAACGATGCTTCCATTCTTGATAGGGAGTTCGACCGCCGCAATGGTCGTATGCTTGGCCCCTAGTTTGCCGATGGCGGCGACCACGGCTTTGGCGCCTGCAATCATCAAAGTCTGATCGCCGGGTAAAAGCGGCGATAAGGTCTCTGTACTATGCTGTTCGCCAAGCAGGACGATGAAGCTGCTGTCTTTCTTTAGAATAACCCCTAGCGGCATGTCAGGATCAGGCAACATAAGCCCGATACCGTCAATCGTTAACCCTTTTTTGTTTAAAGGCAGATAATTTAATTTATAGGCGTTTAGTACCGCATCCGCATGATTTTTCGCCTCTAACTCTCCAGACATAAGAACTCCTTCCTTTTGTCGATTTGATGAAGTCTTTCACCGGTTTTTTTTCTGAGAACAGCGCCAGTGGGATCTCTCATAATCTTCCTGAACGCCTTTCATAACTGGCTGAATTTATTGCCATCTTCATCATACTATAATCAGGCGGACAAATAGCTTCCTTCTATTTGTCTGCAATCTGTTTGTCTGCAACGACAGGGCCTGCGCATGTCAGGTCATGTCTCTCAGTAAATTTGACCGTTATTTTTAGGGGAGGGGCTTTAATCTGATCCCAGATGAGCGCCGCCCCTCTGTTCAGACTGGTTTTCAAGTAGACACGTTTACCGCTTTCGCGAGATAACGCTGATACTCCTCATCGGGAACAAAAGAGCCTCCCGTCAGCCAGGGGATATGCACGCTATTTTCCATGCGATGGCTGAGGCGATGTGAGTCTAAATACTTCTGTCCGGCCTCGGACGTCAACATCGCCGGGCCGAGACAGCCTATGGCCGCAGAGGGCTCGA
Coding sequences within:
- a CDS encoding OmpA family protein, with product MGITSPVYLLADDSVSIELIGHTDQRGENDANQRLAQARAKAVAAFLAQGAHPYLGRGRRTDICCRTLSISVRQCSIVHQRSVAACVPPYGFIPLP